In the Malus domestica chromosome 16, GDT2T_hap1 genome, one interval contains:
- the LOC103425650 gene encoding kinesin-like protein KIN-13A: MGGQMQQSNAAAATALYNHATGAAAGPLYNAGPAGDAGDAVMARWLQSAGLQHLASPASSGIDNRLLPNLLMQGYGAQSAEEKQRLLKLMRNLNFNGESGSEPYTPTAQSSGGAALDGLYSPEFRGDFGAGLLDLHAMDDTELLTEHAISEPFEPSPFMPGGKAFEDELNLTSNRQQRVLPDPDPSIPLAQSEKESTKENNVAKIKVVVRKRPLNKKELSRKEEDIVTVYDNAYLTVHEPKLKVDLTAYVEKHEFCFDAVLNEQVSNDEVYRATVEPIIPIIFERTKATCFAYGQTGSGKTFTMQPLPIRAAEDLVRLLHQPVYRNQRFKLWLSYFEIYGGKLFDLLSDRKKLCMREDGRQQVCIVGLQEFEVSDVQIVKEFIERGNAARSTGSTGANEESSRSHAILQLVVKKHSEVKDSRRNIDVNESRSGKVVGKISFIDLAGSERGADTTDNDRQTRIEGAEINKSLLALKECIRALDNDQIHIPFRGSKLTEVLRDSFVGNSRTVMISCISPNAGSCEHTLNTLRYADRVKSLSKGGNARKDQAVNSLPPANKDVSSASSTLVSAEVEDVREQHQEVKVADTGRRALEKESVSYIPPTPEFNKQPAKSSSSNPINVREESRMASGSVDRERFEMNNSYGDNYSQKMPFYSQNSVDTEEKVQKVSPPRRKVTKDEKSERLGNWLKKGGSDLSTASSKQQSTGVYNASNAGSRQSEPELPDGNINAILVEEEALIAAHRKEIEDTMEIVREEMKLLAEVDQPGSLIDNYVTQLSFVLSRKAAGLVSLQARLARFQHRLKEQEILSRKRVPR; encoded by the exons ATGGGTGGCCAGATGCAGCAGAGCAATGCCGCCGCGGCAACCGCTCTGTACAACCATGCCACTGGCGCTGCCGCGGGGCCTCTGTACAATGCAGGCCCGGCAGGCGATGCTGGTGACGCGGTCATGGCCCGGTGGCTCCAGTCCGCCGGGTTGCAGCATCTGGCCTCACCAGCTTCCTCGGGCATCGACAATCGTCTTCTCCCCAATCTCCTCATGCAG GGTTATGGAGCTCAATCTGCCGAAGAGAAACAGAGGCTTCTCAAATTAATGCGAAATCTTAATTTCAATGGGGAGTCTGGTTCTGAGCCTTACACGCCTACTGCCCAATCTTCGGGAGGGGCTGCATTAGATGGTTTATATTCTCCCGAGTTCAGGGGTGATTTCGGAGCTGGGTTGTTGGATCTTCATGCTATGGATGATACAGAGCTTCTGACCGAG CATGCCATCTCTGAACCCTTTGAGCCATCACCATTTATGCCTGGTGGTAAAGCATTTGAGGATGAGTTGAATTTGACAAGTAATAGGCAGCAAAGGGTGCTACCTGATCCAGATCCATCAATTCCATTAGCCCAGAGTGAAAAGGAAAGCACAAAGGAAAATAATGTGGCTAAGATTAAAGTTGTG GTACGCAAAAGACCTTTGAACAAGAAGGAGCTTTCACGGAAGGAGGAGGATATTGTAACTGTGTATGACAATGCTTATTTGACAGTCCATGAACCCAAACTAAAG GTGGACTTGACTGCATACGTGGAGAAGCATGAATTTTGTTTTGATGCTGTACTGAACGAGCAAGTTTCAAATGATGAG GTATATCGGGCTACTGTAGAACCAATTATTCCCATAATTTTTGAGCGAACAAAGGCTACATGTTTTGCATATGGTCAAACAGGTAG TGGTAAGACATTCACAATGCAACCGTTACCTATCAGAGCTGCAGAAGACCTCGTCAGATTGTTACATCAGCCAGTTTACCGTAACCAGAGATTCAAATTGTGGCTTAGCTATTTTGAGATTTATGGTGGAAAGCTCTTTGACCTTCTCAGTGATAGGAA GAAACTATGTATGAGAGAAGATGGACGACAACAAGTTTGCATTGTTGGACTGCAAGAATTTGAAGTTTCAGATGTACAAATTGTTAAAGAATTTATTGAAAGGGGGAATGCTGCTAGAAGTACTGGGTCGACTGGTGCTAATGAGGAGTCTTCTAGGTCTCATGCTATTTTACAACTTGTAGTTAAAAAGCACAGTGAGGTAAAAGATTCCAGGCGAAACATTGATGTAAATGAATCTAGAAGTGGGAAGGTTGTGGGAAAGATCTCTTTTATTGATCTTGCTGGTAGTGAAAGAGGTGCTGACACCACTGATAATGACCGACAAACAAG AATTGAAGGAGCAGAAATTAATAAGAGCCTTTTGGCACTAAAGGAGTGCATTCGTGCCCTGGACAATGATCAGATCCATATACCTTTCCGTGGAAGCAAACTCACAGAAGTGCTCCGTGACTCCTTTGTTGGAAATTCAAGGACTGTCATGATATCTTGCATTTCTCCAAATGCAGGGTCATGCGAGCATACACTTAATACTTTGAGATATGCAGATCG GGTGAAGAGTCTTTCAAAAGGTGGCAATGCTAGAAAGGATCAAGCTGTAAATTCATTACCACCAGCTAATAAGGATGTTTCATCAGCATCTTCTACACTGGTTTCTGCTGAGGTAGAGGATGTCCGTGAGCAACATCAAGAAGTTAAAGTAGCTGATACAGGTAGAAGAGCTCTGGAGAAAGAAAGTGTCTCATATATCCCTCCTACTCCAGAGTTTAACAAGCAGCCTGCAAAGTCATCATCAAGTAATCCCATCAATGTCCGGGAAGAAAGTCGGATGGCTTCTGGTTCAGTGGACCGGGAGAGATTTGAAATGAATAATTCTTACGGTGATAATTACAGTCAGAAGATGCCCTTTTATTCCCAAAACTCAGTTGATACAGAAGAGAAAGTACAAAAGGTGTCACCACCTCGTAGGAAAGTAACCAAGGATGAAAAATCAGAAAGGTTGGGTAACTGGCTCAAAAAAGGTGGATCGGATCTTTCCACTGCAAGCTCTAAGCAGCAAAGTACAGGAGTCTATAACGCAAGCAATGCTGGATCCAGACAATCTGAGCCTGAACTTCCTGATGGGAATATCAATGCCATTCTCGTG GAAGAAGAGGCCCTAATTGCTGCCCATAGGAAAGAAATTGAGGATACAATGGAAATTGTTCGCGAA GAAATGAAACTGTTGGCAGAAGTGGACCAACCGGGCAGCCTCATAGACAACTATGTGACCCAGTTGAGCTTTGTTCTTTCCCGCAAGGCAGCTGGTCTGGTTAGCCTTCAAGCCCGCCTTGCAAGATTCCAGCATAGACTAAAAGAACAGGAAATACTAAGTCGGAAGAGAGTACCTCGTTAA
- the LOC103403747 gene encoding universal stress protein PHOS32-like, translated as MAEGVDKKPLMLVAVDDSDHSFYALEWTLDHLFAQGTNHPFKLVIVHARASPSSALGVAGFGSGEFITSLESDMKKISSKTVQKAKDFCTSKKVENVEVEVMEGDPRNVMCDAVDKHHASLLVLGSHGYGIVKRAVLGSVSDYCAHHAKCSVMIVKKPAKC; from the exons ATGGCGGAAGGTGTTGACAAGAAGCCGTTGATGCTAGTCGCAGTGGACGACAGCGATCATAGCTTTTACGCGTTGGAGTGGACTTTGGATCATTTATTTGCTCAGGGCACCAACCATCCTTTCAAGCTCGTCATTGTTCATGCTAGGGCTTCTCCCTCATCTGCACTCGGCGTCGCCGGATTCG GGTCCGGGGAGTTTATAACTTCCTTGGAGTCGGATATGAAGAAAATATCTAGTAAGACTGTGCAGAAGGCCAAGGACTTTTGCACCAGTAAAAAG GTGGAAAATGTGGAAGTGGAGGTAATGGAAGGTGATCCAAGGAATGTTATGTGCGACGCTGTGGATAAACATCATGCCTCCCTTTTGGTTCTTGGCAGTCATGGTTATGGAATCGTAAAGAG GGCGGTTCTGGGAAGCGTAAGCGACTATTGTGCCCATCACGCAAAGTGCTCCGTGATGATTGTGAAGAAACCCGCCAAGTGTTAA